One Fuerstiella marisgermanici DNA window includes the following coding sequences:
- a CDS encoding RNA polymerase sigma factor — protein sequence MSSQANQPSGNERFQELLERVAEGDDSATETLIAEYGDHIMRTVRRRMHRGVRDRFDSEDFTQAVWASFFGNLSAVRRMNSELELAGFLGRMAANKVIDAGRRHQVRRERSAASDALPYVTTDNRRRVTQPTPSQFAVANERWDQISGDEDNQHRRLLAMLRSGSSRIEIAEALGVSERHVRRMLARISEKSPSQDDSA from the coding sequence ATGTCTTCTCAAGCAAACCAGCCCAGTGGCAATGAACGGTTTCAAGAGCTGCTCGAAAGAGTGGCTGAGGGAGATGATTCGGCCACTGAGACGCTGATTGCCGAGTACGGCGACCACATCATGCGAACCGTGCGCAGACGGATGCATCGAGGCGTCCGCGACAGGTTTGACTCGGAAGACTTTACCCAAGCCGTCTGGGCCTCATTTTTCGGCAACCTTTCGGCGGTTCGCCGGATGAATTCCGAGCTGGAACTGGCCGGTTTTCTTGGCCGCATGGCGGCGAACAAAGTGATCGACGCCGGTCGACGCCACCAGGTCCGCCGCGAACGGAGTGCTGCTTCAGACGCGCTGCCCTACGTGACAACTGATAATCGCCGCCGGGTCACTCAGCCGACCCCAAGCCAGTTCGCCGTCGCCAACGAACGCTGGGACCAAATTAGCGGCGACGAAGACAATCAACACCGCCGGCTGCTGGCCATGTTACGGTCTGGATCGTCACGAATTGAGATTGCTGAGGCCCTTGGGGTCTCTGAGCGTCATGTGCGACGGATGCTGGCACGAATTTCGGAAAAATCGCCCTCGCAGGATGATTCTGCGTAA
- a CDS encoding serine/threonine-protein kinase, producing MNLATSKPQSDTQPNPDAHSSAKVIVERLLKLPDREPFSAAEFIQQYPELDQYRSCVLDLVYEEFCRRREQGTPVQPSVFARQYPAVEQSFFRVLEFDQILQAHPSLVDHVPDEHWPREGEEFCGFELVEQIGRGAMSRVFVAQQPGLGMRTVVVKVCARGQREADLLARLEHRSIAPIHSIHKDAETGLSTICMPYQTRVTMHQLAEWLLAAEIRRDDDAATEDTSTRSTAHLRGADVRSEIQRLNDDPRLVPDTDENAFGGRYSVQDTDSLGTVILKWGVQLATALAHAHQKDVLHCDVKPGNVLLLQNLSASLLDFNLASSTEDAAGLAGGTLPYMAPEQLQFLIRAELDQESSNGDDAGDIGGQLPGLSYDESLREEFRSDCGDWPAASEQTDVFGLSATLWHMATGEPPFGVGVDSPLRCMAALSVLEQQRTGVSEDGLLRVQQVLPAPFVAVLQKGLAVNPAERHIDATDFANELKAVLESELQSAAPEAPRRRRRVLSYAVPVALSVCAIGAVNFLQNASGPTRQRGHLPLMDMHPQERTSTLAPVQSAREMIHRGDLHEAMEVLTPWLDSDIGARFLDLYCRTRLLPSMMLRKESAEVDPSLTGIVVKWQAVRDEWLHLSEQELFQSEADINLAYVCMEFGTKSSFEVARKHIDRAAGHGLSDDSVTQLQSLLHAVVDSDPTFVLNLSDDVRSVILNRGTRGEMLAYVKLLAHGLEPARPELRPQVELRLREFLSTVCSTSGLRIEPHALSPLVHPTLKMDPVLKDRVFANFVTQTSTPPENRLGAVLRLPLASDLDNEHSVVSLDTQL from the coding sequence ATGAATCTGGCAACCTCGAAACCGCAATCCGATACGCAGCCAAACCCGGATGCTCACAGTTCGGCCAAGGTGATCGTGGAACGTCTGCTCAAGCTGCCAGACCGAGAACCGTTTTCTGCGGCTGAATTCATTCAGCAGTATCCGGAACTGGATCAATACCGGAGTTGCGTGCTGGACCTGGTCTACGAAGAATTTTGCCGCCGTCGCGAGCAGGGCACGCCAGTCCAGCCGTCTGTGTTTGCTCGACAGTATCCGGCCGTCGAGCAATCGTTTTTTCGAGTACTCGAATTCGACCAGATCCTGCAGGCGCACCCTTCGCTGGTTGACCACGTCCCGGACGAACACTGGCCGCGGGAAGGTGAGGAATTCTGCGGGTTCGAATTGGTGGAGCAAATCGGCCGTGGTGCGATGTCGCGCGTGTTCGTCGCCCAGCAACCGGGACTCGGCATGCGTACGGTCGTAGTCAAGGTTTGTGCGCGAGGGCAACGTGAGGCCGATCTGCTGGCTCGACTGGAGCATCGCAGCATCGCGCCGATCCATAGCATTCACAAAGATGCAGAAACGGGCCTTTCCACAATCTGCATGCCGTACCAGACTCGGGTAACGATGCATCAATTGGCCGAATGGCTGCTTGCGGCAGAGATTCGCCGGGACGACGATGCGGCGACGGAGGACACCAGCACCAGAAGCACGGCCCACCTTCGTGGTGCCGATGTGCGTTCCGAAATACAGCGGCTAAACGACGACCCACGGTTGGTGCCGGACACGGATGAAAACGCGTTCGGTGGACGCTATTCAGTCCAGGACACCGATTCTTTAGGCACCGTGATTCTAAAATGGGGTGTGCAGCTTGCGACCGCGTTGGCGCATGCTCACCAAAAAGACGTGCTGCATTGCGACGTGAAGCCCGGCAATGTCTTGCTACTGCAGAATCTTTCCGCCAGCCTGCTGGACTTCAATCTGGCATCGTCAACAGAAGACGCGGCCGGACTCGCTGGTGGCACGCTGCCGTATATGGCTCCCGAACAGCTTCAGTTCCTGATCCGCGCAGAGTTGGATCAGGAATCGAGCAACGGTGACGACGCGGGCGACATTGGTGGGCAGCTTCCGGGTTTGTCGTACGACGAGTCACTTCGCGAAGAGTTCCGTTCAGATTGCGGCGACTGGCCGGCCGCCAGTGAACAAACGGATGTGTTCGGCCTGTCTGCAACACTGTGGCACATGGCGACTGGCGAACCACCGTTTGGTGTGGGCGTCGACAGCCCTCTGCGATGCATGGCGGCCTTGTCCGTCCTGGAACAGCAAAGGACTGGCGTCAGCGAAGATGGCTTGCTGCGAGTACAGCAAGTGTTGCCAGCACCTTTCGTCGCAGTCTTGCAGAAGGGGCTAGCCGTCAACCCCGCTGAACGCCATATCGACGCAACAGACTTCGCGAACGAACTAAAGGCGGTTTTGGAAAGCGAATTGCAATCCGCCGCTCCTGAAGCTCCTCGACGGCGGCGACGAGTACTCTCGTATGCAGTTCCTGTCGCGTTAAGTGTTTGCGCGATTGGCGCGGTGAACTTTTTGCAGAACGCCAGTGGACCCACGAGGCAGCGCGGTCATCTTCCGTTAATGGACATGCACCCGCAGGAACGCACGTCAACATTGGCGCCTGTGCAATCGGCGCGCGAAATGATCCACCGAGGAGATCTGCACGAAGCAATGGAGGTTCTCACGCCGTGGCTTGACTCTGATATCGGTGCCCGATTTTTGGACCTGTATTGCCGTACTCGCCTGCTGCCAAGCATGATGCTGCGGAAGGAATCGGCGGAAGTGGATCCGTCGCTAACGGGCATCGTTGTAAAATGGCAGGCCGTCCGAGACGAATGGCTCCATCTTTCCGAACAGGAGCTATTTCAAAGCGAGGCCGACATTAACCTGGCTTACGTGTGCATGGAATTTGGCACGAAGTCGAGTTTCGAAGTGGCTCGCAAACATATCGATCGAGCGGCCGGACACGGTCTGTCGGACGACTCTGTTACACAATTGCAGTCGCTGTTGCACGCCGTTGTCGACAGTGATCCAACCTTCGTATTGAACCTGTCGGACGACGTCCGTTCAGTCATTCTTAATCGGGGCACTCGCGGCGAAATGCTGGCGTATGTGAAGCTGCTTGCTCACGGATTGGAACCGGCACGACCAGAACTGCGGCCGCAGGTTGAATTGAGGCTTCGAGAATTTTTGTCGACGGTGTGTTCAACAAGCGGCTTACGCATTGAACCACACGCTCTGTCGCCTCTCGTACATCCCACGTTGAAGATGGACCCAGTACTGAAAGACCGAGTGTTTGCCAACTTCGTCACGCAGACATCGACTCCTCCAGAAAACCGCCTGGGGGCCGTCCTGCGACTGCCGCTTGCCAGCGACCTGGACAATGAACATTCAGTCGTATCGCTGGACACTCAGCTTTAA
- a CDS encoding M24 family metallopeptidase — MHEIRIGSKYSRQQHFYGRQSGVSRVTIQEREEAGAVASIRDHVETQPPLCGDQRQSCMNGEEHRPTRLLVQDAARLEDVELKHDRVRNLLKATGAHAVLLQDPANIAWFTAGGDMSRCSTEECANSVFVTPDARLFATNSVDSAQIFEREAFALGFQLKQREWFQPHSELVADLCRGRKVISDRNAGGTKSARRAIRALRLPLTNLETDRLKTLSKVAVHAVEATGHHLKVNATESEVAAEVSHRLLKRTVAAARIQVCADGRNERYRHWTFGDQPIKNYAVISCVARRWGLHVGVTRTICLHSVPQNLLAAFQKATLVHATGLFFSRHGEALADVWKKIHRIYEKFEMAGEWQKADQASVIGYSPSEVQLTPDSDHQLEAPVPMFWHPSVGPALVGDTVLCLPSANEQLTQSSTWPRISVKVKGREVICPGILLIPERGTVSADHAAIESDASAVYDLPEHPAEDSPSPVDSVWEMSVPSDDAVWQDDESAWSRESVFD; from the coding sequence GTGCATGAAATCCGCATTGGAAGCAAATATTCGCGGCAACAACATTTTTACGGTCGGCAAAGCGGCGTTTCTCGCGTTACTATTCAGGAGCGGGAAGAAGCAGGGGCCGTTGCTTCTATTCGAGACCACGTTGAAACTCAGCCGCCGTTGTGCGGGGACCAGAGGCAAAGCTGTATGAATGGGGAAGAACACCGTCCAACGCGTTTGCTGGTCCAGGATGCCGCGCGTCTGGAAGATGTCGAACTCAAACACGACCGCGTGCGAAACCTGCTGAAAGCGACCGGAGCACACGCCGTGTTGCTGCAGGATCCCGCCAATATTGCGTGGTTCACTGCTGGTGGTGATATGAGCCGCTGTTCAACCGAAGAATGCGCCAACAGCGTCTTTGTGACGCCGGATGCTCGGTTGTTCGCGACGAACTCAGTCGATTCTGCACAGATCTTTGAACGTGAAGCCTTCGCTTTGGGCTTTCAACTGAAGCAGCGTGAGTGGTTTCAGCCGCACAGTGAACTGGTGGCCGATTTGTGCCGCGGTCGAAAGGTCATCAGCGACCGAAACGCGGGCGGGACGAAATCCGCGCGGCGTGCGATTCGTGCTCTTCGCCTGCCGCTGACAAACCTCGAAACAGATCGGCTGAAGACTCTTAGCAAAGTGGCCGTCCATGCCGTCGAAGCGACCGGGCATCACTTGAAAGTCAACGCGACAGAATCAGAGGTCGCTGCTGAAGTCAGTCACCGACTGTTAAAGCGAACGGTTGCTGCAGCGCGAATACAAGTCTGTGCCGATGGGCGCAACGAACGTTACCGACACTGGACGTTCGGCGACCAGCCCATCAAAAACTACGCCGTGATTTCCTGCGTGGCTCGACGTTGGGGACTGCACGTCGGAGTGACTCGCACGATTTGCCTGCATTCCGTGCCACAAAATCTGTTGGCGGCGTTTCAGAAAGCGACACTCGTTCACGCCACCGGGCTGTTCTTTTCTCGCCACGGCGAAGCTTTGGCCGATGTATGGAAGAAGATTCATCGCATCTATGAAAAATTCGAGATGGCGGGCGAATGGCAAAAAGCGGATCAAGCCAGCGTCATCGGCTACAGCCCCAGCGAAGTGCAGCTGACGCCGGATTCGGATCACCAACTGGAAGCGCCCGTGCCAATGTTCTGGCACCCGTCGGTTGGGCCGGCGCTGGTTGGTGATACGGTTTTATGTCTGCCGTCTGCCAACGAACAGTTAACTCAGTCTTCGACGTGGCCGCGAATTTCAGTCAAGGTGAAGGGCCGCGAAGTGATCTGTCCTGGCATTCTGCTGATCCCGGAACGAGGTACGGTATCAGCGGACCACGCTGCCATCGAATCCGACGCTTCGGCAGTCTACGATCTTCCCGAACATCCGGCGGAAGATTCGCCTTCGCCCGTCGATTCGGTTTGGGAAATGAGTGTCCCATCTGACGACGCCGTCTGGCAGGACGATGAATCCGCATGGTCCCGTGAATCGGTATTCGATTAA
- a CDS encoding DUF1553 domain-containing protein yields the protein MNLTYSKDGQSATSRLPLLFSRVLAGLLLICATGDSQSRANDRPINFGRDVYRVLQQACIECHGPARQEGELRLDTLHHLESSGTVVPSKPDDSELLRRISLPKGHDEIMPAIGEPLTKSQVDGIRRWIVEGAIWPKDFEAGMHWAYMQPKRPVAPQLNDSNWPRNDIDRFVLARLKEAGLNPAREAAPETLVRRLYLDLIGLPPTPDVVSAFVADPSDAAYEKLVSDLLARPQFGERWARPWLDLARYADSHGFQRDNLRDIWAYRDWVIKALNADMPFDRFTIEQIAGDLLPNATEDQKIATGFHRCTPTNVEAGSLPEETRVEQVIDRVNTTGAVWLGSTLECAQCHDHKYDPFSQKDYYRLLAFYNSTEAEADRADPKKPSSIEFRGPDMALSDPVREAEIAKLNQQKQNLEDKLQTRRKQMAESLADWSTEFAASLKDAPQTHLMEVVDFQSQGTTDRYDILPDGSVLIVGDDPPPTDEYVVTILTDVSEISAIQLEALTHKSLPGTGPGRGDSQRTNFVLNRFKASVVAGEDQAEQPLEFSTATADFSQKGWDVTGALSDKPKTGWAIAPQFKKLHRAQFILAQPLSLPSPTTLRITLTHDFGSARSIGRLRLSAMTGNVNMKSVSAELATAATKPSTEWTKVDRKTLFDYRVKFDTESQELNSQIAAVDKQLEEHKPDTTLVMIELDKPRSSYVFDRGDYRNKGESIERGTPGFLHTLNANRPNRLDLARWLVDPANPLVARVTVNRWWSELFGRGIVATPEDFGIKGEYPTHPDLLDWLAVELVENGWSMKHLLHTIVTSATYRQSSKVTSELLAVDDQNKLLARGARFRMDAEMIRDYMLSAGGLLDLQQFGPPIRPFQPNGIWSKVGGTAYDYKVSPGTERYRRGIYVVLKRGAPYPSFINFDATARLACTVQRSRTNTPLQALTLLNDPVYVEAATALAKRTLLERSAASTAEQLTYAFRLCTARRPTESELSVLTDLLETQKSIKREALSADKPPSAADETQPPAGVTAADFKAWTDVTTTLLNLHETITRN from the coding sequence ATGAATCTCACCTATTCAAAAGACGGTCAATCCGCGACGAGCCGGTTGCCTCTGCTGTTCAGCCGCGTCCTCGCTGGGTTGCTGTTGATTTGTGCAACTGGTGACTCGCAAAGCCGTGCAAACGACCGCCCGATAAACTTTGGTCGCGATGTGTACCGAGTTCTCCAGCAGGCGTGTATTGAATGTCACGGACCAGCGCGGCAGGAAGGGGAACTGCGTCTTGATACTTTGCACCACCTGGAGAGTTCCGGAACGGTCGTACCGAGCAAGCCCGACGACAGCGAACTGCTGAGGCGAATCAGCCTTCCCAAAGGTCACGACGAGATCATGCCGGCGATCGGTGAGCCGCTCACTAAATCGCAAGTCGATGGTATCCGCCGCTGGATCGTTGAAGGTGCCATTTGGCCGAAGGATTTTGAAGCCGGAATGCACTGGGCGTATATGCAGCCCAAACGCCCGGTCGCGCCGCAGCTTAATGATTCCAACTGGCCGCGCAATGACATCGATCGGTTTGTGCTGGCGAGGCTGAAAGAAGCGGGCCTCAATCCTGCCCGCGAAGCGGCGCCAGAAACGCTTGTTCGTCGACTCTATCTTGACCTGATCGGACTGCCGCCGACTCCGGACGTTGTCTCCGCATTTGTTGCCGATCCGTCTGACGCGGCCTATGAGAAATTGGTAAGCGACCTGCTGGCCCGGCCGCAGTTTGGAGAGCGCTGGGCGCGGCCTTGGCTCGACCTGGCTCGCTACGCCGACTCGCACGGTTTTCAGCGAGACAATCTGCGCGACATTTGGGCGTATCGCGACTGGGTGATCAAAGCGTTAAACGCAGATATGCCATTCGATCGTTTCACCATCGAACAAATCGCGGGCGACCTGCTACCCAACGCGACTGAAGATCAGAAGATCGCGACCGGCTTTCATCGCTGCACGCCCACAAACGTCGAAGCCGGCTCGCTTCCGGAAGAAACCCGAGTTGAGCAGGTGATTGATCGCGTCAACACGACAGGCGCCGTCTGGCTGGGCTCAACACTGGAATGTGCTCAATGCCACGACCACAAATACGATCCCTTCAGCCAGAAAGACTATTACCGCCTGCTGGCATTCTACAACAGCACAGAAGCCGAAGCGGATCGTGCGGACCCGAAGAAACCCAGCAGCATTGAGTTTCGTGGGCCGGACATGGCACTGTCTGATCCGGTGCGTGAGGCGGAAATTGCAAAGCTCAACCAGCAGAAGCAAAACCTGGAAGACAAGTTGCAGACACGCCGGAAGCAGATGGCAGAATCGCTCGCCGATTGGTCCACCGAATTCGCGGCCAGTCTGAAAGATGCCCCGCAGACGCACTTGATGGAGGTGGTCGACTTTCAATCGCAGGGAACGACAGATCGTTACGACATTCTGCCGGACGGTTCTGTTCTGATAGTCGGCGACGACCCGCCGCCTACGGACGAATACGTGGTGACGATTCTAACTGACGTCAGTGAAATCTCAGCCATTCAACTGGAAGCACTCACCCACAAATCGCTGCCCGGCACCGGCCCCGGACGAGGTGACTCGCAACGCACAAACTTTGTGCTGAACCGTTTTAAAGCCAGCGTCGTAGCGGGGGAGGATCAGGCCGAGCAACCGTTGGAGTTCTCCACCGCCACGGCCGACTTTTCGCAGAAAGGCTGGGACGTCACGGGAGCACTCAGCGACAAACCCAAAACTGGCTGGGCCATCGCGCCTCAGTTTAAAAAGTTGCATCGAGCTCAGTTTATCCTGGCTCAGCCATTGTCGCTGCCTTCGCCCACAACACTTCGTATCACGCTGACTCACGACTTCGGCTCCGCCCGCTCGATCGGACGTTTGCGGCTTTCGGCCATGACAGGCAACGTCAATATGAAGTCCGTCTCTGCCGAACTAGCGACGGCCGCAACCAAACCGTCGACTGAATGGACGAAGGTCGATCGTAAGACTTTGTTCGACTACCGAGTGAAGTTTGACACGGAGTCGCAGGAACTGAATTCCCAAATTGCAGCCGTCGATAAACAGCTGGAAGAACATAAACCAGACACAACGCTGGTGATGATTGAACTGGACAAGCCACGCTCATCCTACGTTTTCGATCGCGGCGACTATCGCAACAAAGGTGAGTCTATCGAACGCGGTACGCCCGGTTTTCTACATACGCTGAATGCCAATCGCCCCAACCGTTTGGACCTCGCGCGATGGCTTGTTGATCCGGCGAATCCGTTGGTGGCACGAGTCACCGTCAACCGCTGGTGGAGCGAACTGTTTGGCCGCGGCATTGTCGCAACGCCGGAGGACTTTGGCATCAAAGGCGAATACCCGACTCACCCCGATCTGCTTGACTGGCTGGCCGTGGAACTGGTTGAAAACGGCTGGTCGATGAAACACCTTCTGCACACAATCGTCACGTCCGCAACCTATCGGCAATCGTCGAAGGTCACGTCGGAATTGCTGGCGGTAGATGACCAGAACAAATTGCTGGCTCGTGGAGCCCGCTTTCGGATGGATGCCGAAATGATTCGCGACTACATGCTGTCAGCGGGCGGGTTGCTGGACCTGCAGCAGTTTGGTCCGCCGATCCGACCGTTCCAGCCAAACGGAATCTGGTCGAAGGTTGGTGGCACGGCCTATGACTACAAGGTCAGTCCCGGCACAGAACGGTATCGCCGAGGAATCTACGTTGTGTTGAAACGCGGTGCGCCGTACCCCAGCTTCATCAATTTCGACGCGACCGCTCGCCTTGCCTGCACCGTCCAACGGTCGCGCACCAATACGCCACTTCAGGCGTTGACGCTGCTTAACGATCCGGTTTATGTTGAGGCCGCGACGGCGTTGGCAAAACGCACCCTGCTGGAACGTTCTGCAGCATCCACCGCCGAACAACTCACGTACGCCTTCCGGCTTTGCACAGCCCGGCGCCCCACCGAATCGGAACTCAGCGTGCTAACGGACCTGCTTGAAACTCAGAAAAGCATTAAGCGGGAAGCTCTATCCGCTGACAAACCGCCTTCTGCGGCGGATGAAACACAACCGCCCGCCGGAGTCACGGCGGCTGATTTCAAAGCGTGGACGGACGTCACGACGACGTTGCTGAACCTGCACGAAACGATCACGCGAAACTGA
- a CDS encoding alpha/beta hydrolase, whose protein sequence is MFGRKTRSGRHRITTASKTFYADLFIMRILVLLTAALPFFAITDAPSVRGDETDSVTVRRDLTYASVDGKPLKLDLYVPKAASKPPLVVWIHGGGWRAGSKKSPALMEVTKHGYALASIDYRFAQQAIFPAQIHDCKAAVRWLRAHADEYGYDGNWIAVAGSSAGGHLALLLGVSGDTDKLDGEVGEHLDQSSKVQAVIDYFGPSDFVLRGKTQPDRAYSELSGSFDLLGGPVNGRPTPEAEAYASPATYVSANDPPLLIFHGDKDEVVLMDQSQRIEKLYHHTKLDATLVVVDGAGHGGRRFFRGDYFETAVKFLNEHRPKEVQ, encoded by the coding sequence ATGTTTGGTCGTAAGACGCGGTCTGGTCGACATCGCATCACCACAGCTTCGAAAACGTTCTACGCGGATCTCTTCATCATGCGGATTCTGGTGCTGCTGACAGCAGCTTTGCCGTTCTTCGCGATCACTGATGCGCCCTCTGTCCGCGGCGACGAAACGGATTCGGTGACGGTTCGCCGCGACCTGACCTACGCATCCGTCGATGGCAAGCCGTTGAAGCTGGACTTGTACGTTCCAAAAGCAGCCAGCAAGCCACCGCTTGTCGTCTGGATTCATGGCGGTGGCTGGCGAGCGGGGTCGAAGAAGTCGCCGGCCCTCATGGAAGTCACGAAGCACGGATACGCTCTGGCCAGCATCGACTACCGATTTGCGCAACAAGCCATTTTTCCGGCTCAAATCCACGACTGCAAGGCGGCCGTACGTTGGCTGCGAGCTCATGCCGACGAATACGGCTACGACGGGAACTGGATCGCAGTGGCGGGCAGTTCTGCGGGCGGGCATCTGGCGTTATTGTTGGGCGTTTCGGGCGACACAGACAAGCTGGATGGCGAGGTCGGTGAACATCTTGACCAGTCGTCGAAGGTGCAAGCCGTCATCGACTATTTCGGCCCATCCGATTTCGTGCTGCGTGGTAAGACACAGCCCGATCGAGCCTACAGCGAACTGTCCGGCAGCTTTGACTTGCTGGGCGGCCCGGTCAATGGCAGGCCGACGCCTGAAGCAGAAGCCTACGCCAGCCCGGCCACGTACGTCTCGGCCAACGATCCGCCGCTGTTGATTTTCCACGGCGACAAAGACGAAGTCGTTCTGATGGATCAAAGTCAGCGAATTGAAAAGCTGTATCACCATACGAAGCTGGACGCCACGCTGGTTGTCGTGGACGGTGCTGGTCACGGCGGCCGCAGATTTTTTCGAGGCGACTATTTTGAAACGGCGGTGAAGTTTCTGAACGAACACCGTCCGAAAGAAGTTCAATAA
- a CDS encoding SDR family oxidoreductase, with amino-acid sequence MSNDLFDLSNDVAVVIGGTGTLGGSMASALASSGARVAILGRSEERGAARVKEIEAAGGTAMFHAADALDPDSLVAARDAINNQLGPVSILLSAAGGNRPDATLPPGSNFCTLPREAWNEVFDLNLVGGSLLPSQVFGETMLAEGRGSIINVASMAGMIPLSRVVAYSAAKAAVLNLTQFLAREWATKGVRVNAISPGFFPAEQNKALLFNEDGSYTERGGQIIGHTPMARFGSAEELSGAVVWLASQKASSFVTGQNIVVDGGFISTTI; translated from the coding sequence ATGAGTAACGATTTGTTTGACCTGAGTAATGATGTGGCCGTCGTCATCGGCGGAACCGGTACACTGGGCGGTTCTATGGCGAGCGCGCTGGCTTCCAGCGGAGCTCGCGTGGCCATCCTGGGACGCAGCGAAGAACGCGGCGCGGCTCGCGTGAAGGAAATTGAAGCCGCAGGCGGCACGGCCATGTTCCACGCCGCCGATGCGCTGGATCCGGATTCTCTTGTGGCCGCGCGAGATGCCATCAACAACCAGCTTGGCCCTGTCAGCATCCTGCTCAGCGCGGCCGGCGGAAATCGACCGGACGCAACGTTGCCACCCGGTTCTAATTTCTGCACCTTGCCGCGCGAAGCCTGGAATGAAGTCTTCGACTTGAATCTGGTCGGCGGATCGTTGCTGCCGTCGCAGGTGTTTGGCGAAACCATGCTGGCCGAAGGTCGTGGCAGCATTATCAACGTTGCGTCGATGGCCGGCATGATTCCGCTGTCGCGCGTCGTCGCGTATTCGGCGGCGAAAGCCGCCGTGTTGAATCTCACGCAGTTCCTGGCTCGCGAATGGGCAACCAAAGGCGTGCGAGTCAACGCGATCAGCCCCGGCTTCTTTCCAGCCGAACAAAACAAAGCGTTGCTGTTTAACGAAGACGGCAGCTACACAGAACGTGGCGGCCAGATTATCGGCCACACTCCAATGGCGCGGTTCGGTTCGGCAGAAGAATTGTCCGGAGCTGTCGTCTGGCTGGCTTCACAGAAGGCGTCCAGTTTTGTGACGGGGCAGAATATCGTCGTGGACGGAGGCTTCATTTCGACGACGATTTAG
- the ispD gene encoding 2-C-methyl-D-erythritol 4-phosphate cytidylyltransferase, giving the protein MSKFAVIIPAAGESSRFRGFRRKKPFVELKGRAIWLRTVDHFINRDDVSEVVLVLAKDDLEEFRERFQPNLTFMNIHIAEGGATRADSVQNGIAALTKPADYIAVHDAARPLLTKAWISELFETAMRKQAVIPAVAVSSTVKKVDDSGRIQQTIDRTHLMLAQTPQVFRTEILKNAYQQAETASGFTDEASLVEATGQPVFVHEGWPANIKITTKQDFDLAEALLASLPTDAGLPGLHPFSEDRFS; this is encoded by the coding sequence ATGTCGAAATTTGCAGTCATCATCCCGGCGGCCGGCGAGAGTTCACGGTTTCGTGGATTTCGCCGCAAGAAGCCCTTCGTGGAATTGAAGGGCCGAGCCATCTGGCTGCGCACCGTGGACCACTTCATTAACCGCGACGACGTTTCTGAAGTGGTGCTGGTGCTGGCCAAAGACGATCTGGAAGAATTTCGTGAGCGGTTCCAGCCGAACCTCACGTTCATGAACATTCACATCGCCGAAGGTGGAGCGACGCGCGCAGACAGCGTGCAAAACGGGATAGCGGCTCTAACAAAACCCGCCGACTACATTGCTGTTCACGACGCTGCTCGGCCACTGCTCACCAAAGCGTGGATTTCGGAATTGTTCGAAACGGCCATGCGAAAGCAGGCCGTTATTCCGGCGGTCGCCGTCAGCAGCACCGTGAAGAAGGTCGATGATTCGGGTAGAATTCAGCAGACCATCGACCGCACGCATCTCATGCTGGCTCAAACACCGCAGGTCTTTCGAACAGAGATTCTCAAGAACGCCTATCAACAGGCAGAGACGGCTTCTGGTTTTACGGATGAAGCGTCACTGGTGGAAGCCACCGGCCAGCCAGTGTTTGTCCATGAAGGCTGGCCAGCGAACATTAAGATCACCACAAAACAGGACTTCGACCTGGCCGAAGCTCTGCTGGCATCGCTGCCGACGGACGCCGGTCTGCCGGGGTTGCATCCTTTCTCTGAAGATCGATTCAGCTAA